In the Colwellia sp. 20A7 genome, one interval contains:
- the envZ gene encoding two-component system sensor histidine kinase EnvZ produces MKVLPRSAFGQTVLLIGFLLFINQVVSYISFALYVIEPNQQQINQLLAKQIRVVFIDLNDASLSPKMAEAFHHETGIGVYREEDALRLGLASAGYYPYRSEQMSELLGGPAEVRISQGDEYLFWIRPPQAPNLWVKIPLMGLEEANFSPLIFFLGIIGVLSVAGGWVFVRQLNRPLKSLQRAAVEVGRGNFPEPLTEHGTSEIMAVTQAFNHMSKGIKHLENDRNLLMAGISHDLRTPLTRIRLATEMMSELDDFLKEGIENDIDDMNNIIDQFIDYLRNGSKDQAELGDLNLLVAEVLNVETPADRHIVFTANDCPEIPLRYVAIKRALANLVQNALRYTQGDIEVITGHDKNYAYFIVSDEGEGIPDSDIDRLFQPFTQGDKARGTEGSGLGLAIIKRIVDSHGGSVELSNKEAGGLQAKVYLPLKS; encoded by the coding sequence ATGAAGGTATTGCCCCGTAGCGCTTTTGGCCAAACTGTTTTATTAATTGGTTTTTTACTATTTATAAACCAAGTTGTTTCTTATATTTCTTTTGCCTTATATGTAATAGAGCCTAATCAACAGCAAATAAATCAGTTATTAGCAAAGCAAATTCGGGTTGTGTTTATTGATCTGAACGATGCGAGCTTAAGCCCTAAAATGGCCGAAGCCTTTCACCATGAAACGGGAATAGGGGTTTATCGAGAGGAAGATGCGTTAAGGTTAGGTTTGGCATCTGCAGGCTACTACCCTTATCGTAGTGAGCAAATGTCAGAATTACTCGGTGGCCCTGCTGAAGTAAGAATTTCCCAAGGGGACGAATATCTATTTTGGATTCGTCCACCTCAAGCTCCTAATTTATGGGTTAAAATTCCATTAATGGGCTTAGAAGAAGCTAATTTCTCACCACTGATCTTTTTTCTTGGCATTATAGGTGTACTCAGTGTTGCAGGCGGTTGGGTATTTGTAAGGCAGCTCAATAGACCTTTGAAGTCATTACAAAGAGCGGCTGTAGAAGTGGGTCGAGGTAATTTTCCTGAGCCATTAACGGAGCATGGTACCTCAGAAATTATGGCTGTAACTCAAGCTTTTAATCATATGTCTAAAGGTATTAAGCATTTAGAGAATGATCGTAATTTATTAATGGCAGGTATTTCTCATGACTTACGTACACCGTTAACTCGAATTCGTTTGGCGACAGAAATGATGTCGGAGCTTGATGACTTCCTTAAAGAAGGAATTGAAAACGATATTGATGATATGAATAATATTATCGATCAATTTATTGATTATCTTCGTAATGGTTCCAAAGACCAGGCGGAGTTAGGTGATTTAAACCTTTTAGTAGCAGAAGTACTCAATGTTGAAACACCGGCTGATCGACATATTGTTTTTACTGCCAATGATTGTCCCGAAATACCCTTGCGTTATGTCGCTATTAAACGTGCTTTAGCAAATTTAGTTCAAAATGCACTGCGCTATACCCAAGGTGATATTGAAGTTATTACAGGACACGATAAAAATTATGCGTATTTTATTGTCAGTGATGAAGGCGAGGGAATTCCAGATAGTGATATTGATCGCTTATTTCAGCCATTTACGCAAGGGGATAAAGCCCGAGGTACTGAAGGAAGTGGTTTGGGTTTAGCAATTATCAAACGGATAGTTGATTCTCACGGCGGAAGCGTTGAATTATCAAATAAAGAGGCGGGTGGGCTACAAGCGAAAGTTTATTTACCGCTGAAGTCCTAA
- the ompR gene encoding osmolarity response regulator transcription factor OmpR produces the protein MPQETQKILVVDDDMRLRSLLERYLVEQGYVVRSAANSEQMDRLLERENFHLLVLDLMLPGEDGLSICRRLRQQNNNIPIVMLTAKGDEVDRIIGLEIGADDYMPKPFNPRELLARIKAVLRRRIQEAPGAPSMAENNIFFGDYELNLATREMVKGDVSMPLTSGEFAVLKALVTHPREPLSRDKLMNLARGRDYSALERSIDVQVSRLRRMLEQDPAKPRYLQTVWGLGYVFVPDGTSA, from the coding sequence ATGCCCCAAGAAACCCAAAAAATTTTAGTGGTCGATGATGATATGCGCTTACGCTCATTATTGGAACGTTATCTAGTTGAACAGGGCTATGTTGTTCGTAGTGCTGCCAATTCAGAGCAAATGGATAGATTACTTGAGAGAGAAAATTTTCATCTGTTAGTCTTAGATTTAATGCTGCCAGGCGAAGATGGCCTATCAATTTGTCGTCGTTTACGTCAACAGAATAACAATATCCCTATTGTAATGCTTACGGCAAAAGGTGATGAAGTTGATCGAATTATCGGTTTAGAAATTGGTGCTGATGATTATATGCCTAAGCCTTTTAATCCGAGAGAGCTTTTAGCCAGAATAAAAGCAGTATTGCGTCGTAGAATACAAGAAGCACCAGGGGCTCCTTCTATGGCAGAAAATAATATTTTTTTTGGTGACTATGAACTCAATTTGGCTACTCGCGAAATGGTAAAAGGCGATGTTAGCATGCCATTAACAAGTGGTGAATTTGCTGTATTGAAAGCTTTGGTAACTCATCCAAGAGAACCATTATCTCGTGATAAATTAATGAATTTAGCACGTGGGCGTGATTATTCAGCACTTGAACGTAGTATTGATGTGCAAGTATCACGTTTACGCCGTATGTTAGAGCAAGATCCTGCTAAACCTAGATATTTACAAACTGTTTGGGGTTTAGGTTATGTTTTTGTCCCCGATGGTACGTCAGCTTAG
- a CDS encoding mechanosensitive ion channel family protein produces MNAEEIIEQITQMSLLYGPKLLGAIAVWIIGGWIVKGIGSAFKSTLSKSKTDPSLIPFLTGIVNGLLKVMLVITVLGMLGIEMTSFIAILGAAGLAVGMALSGTLQNFAGGVMILIFKPFKVGDVLQAQGYTGSVAEIQIFNTIMKTPDNKTIIIPNGGLSTSSMVNYSTEAKRRVDWTIGVAYGDDLDKAREVIKRLCDEDSRILKDPAVFIAVSALADSSVNFAVRAWVNAPDYWGVHFDLNEKVYKTFAAEGLNIPFPQMDVHLHKDS; encoded by the coding sequence ATGAATGCAGAAGAAATAATTGAACAAATAACGCAAATGTCTTTACTTTACGGTCCAAAATTACTCGGTGCTATCGCGGTATGGATAATTGGTGGATGGATAGTAAAAGGTATTGGCAGTGCTTTTAAAAGCACATTAAGCAAAAGCAAAACTGATCCATCATTAATACCTTTCTTAACAGGTATTGTTAATGGCCTGTTAAAAGTAATGTTAGTTATAACTGTGCTAGGTATGTTAGGCATAGAAATGACTTCATTTATTGCTATTCTTGGTGCTGCTGGTTTAGCAGTGGGTATGGCATTATCTGGTACATTACAGAACTTTGCTGGTGGTGTGATGATTCTTATCTTCAAACCATTCAAGGTAGGTGATGTTCTACAAGCGCAAGGTTATACGGGTTCAGTAGCTGAAATACAAATTTTCAATACCATCATGAAAACACCTGATAACAAAACTATCATTATCCCTAATGGCGGTTTATCAACATCATCAATGGTTAACTATTCAACAGAAGCCAAACGACGTGTTGATTGGACAATTGGCGTTGCTTACGGCGATGACTTAGATAAAGCACGAGAAGTTATCAAGCGTTTATGTGATGAAGATTCACGTATATTAAAAGACCCAGCAGTATTTATTGCCGTTTCAGCGCTAGCTGATAGCTCTGTAAACTTCGCGGTAAGAGCATGGGTTAATGCGCCAGATTACTGGGGTGTACACTTCGACTTAAATGAAAAAGTTTATAAAACATTCGCAGCTGAAGGATTGAACATTCCTTTCCCTCAAATGGATGTACATCTTCATAAAGATTCTTAA
- a CDS encoding metallophosphoesterase, with translation MLNKITYLVRKTCTINVKLTRVLAATVMTGSLIVGCAETSINANLSEANVQNNGVKDKTRENQNISFLAFGDGGYHHDYPKIKHIKNPKNKAEFIAKEKEDWLEDYRPLEEFDHAPLYVYPNTAITTELGGALAVGKAMTETCSTRVCDFAIQLGDNIYPDGADADDGKDDQKRMNDLILKPLQPLIDENPEIIIYSALGNHDWKTSRKGVALQTEWMAKQPNFHLDEKGYYQYKMGTPGNDVEFFVLDTNMLLAANPIFEIPLKPDGSEMSVAEAKTKGLGEFDIAEPHESPVNGEDKIQVQWLKEGLEKSTAKWKVVYGHHILWSIGGTKYSEGHVLRELLLPTLCKNADAYIAGHEHDLELLTDDCSKYTDENTGKTMEPLPLIISGAASKMRGKHTPFAEQQEKRYPEYELLWSKSFVWGYAHITLDNDDDKLNVDFFTTPIDESGKVIKEAHFSFNRR, from the coding sequence ATGTTAAATAAAATTACTTATCTGGTGAGAAAAACGTGCACAATAAACGTAAAGCTTACTAGAGTATTAGCGGCAACAGTAATGACAGGTTCATTAATCGTAGGTTGCGCTGAAACAAGTATTAATGCCAATTTATCAGAAGCGAATGTACAAAATAATGGTGTTAAAGATAAGACGCGCGAAAATCAAAATATTTCGTTTTTAGCCTTTGGCGATGGTGGATATCATCATGATTATCCGAAAATTAAGCATATTAAAAACCCCAAAAATAAAGCAGAGTTTATTGCCAAAGAAAAAGAAGATTGGTTAGAAGACTACCGTCCGCTAGAAGAATTTGACCATGCACCCTTGTATGTTTATCCGAATACTGCAATAACAACTGAGCTTGGTGGTGCTTTAGCTGTGGGTAAAGCAATGACTGAAACCTGTAGCACTCGTGTGTGTGACTTTGCTATTCAGCTTGGTGATAATATTTACCCTGATGGTGCCGATGCTGATGATGGCAAAGATGATCAAAAGCGTATGAATGACCTTATCTTAAAGCCTTTACAGCCATTAATTGATGAAAACCCAGAAATAATAATTTATTCAGCTTTAGGTAATCATGATTGGAAAACATCACGTAAAGGTGTTGCGCTTCAAACTGAGTGGATGGCGAAACAGCCTAACTTCCATTTAGATGAAAAGGGCTATTATCAATACAAAATGGGCACGCCAGGTAATGATGTTGAGTTTTTTGTTTTAGATACCAATATGCTATTAGCTGCGAATCCTATTTTTGAAATTCCATTAAAGCCTGATGGCAGTGAAATGAGTGTTGCAGAAGCCAAAACTAAAGGATTAGGTGAATTTGATATCGCAGAGCCACATGAGAGCCCTGTTAACGGCGAAGATAAAATACAAGTTCAGTGGTTAAAAGAAGGGTTAGAAAAATCTACAGCTAAATGGAAAGTGGTTTATGGTCATCACATTCTTTGGTCAATTGGTGGCACAAAATATAGTGAAGGGCATGTTCTACGTGAACTACTTTTACCAACATTATGTAAAAATGCCGATGCATATATTGCAGGTCATGAGCATGACTTGGAGCTTTTAACAGATGATTGTTCAAAATATACGGATGAAAATACGGGTAAAACTATGGAGCCACTACCCTTAATTATTAGTGGTGCAGCTTCTAAAATGCGTGGTAAACATACCCCGTTTGCCGAGCAACAAGAAAAACGTTATCCCGAGTATGAATTATTATGGTCTAAAAGTTTTGTGTGGGGTTACGCGCATATTACGCTTGATAACGATGATGATAAGCTTAACGTTGATTTCTTCACAACGCCAATTGATGAATCAGGAAAAGTAATTAAAGAAGCGCACTTTAGCTTTAATCGTCGGTAA
- a CDS encoding TonB-dependent receptor, with product MKYTKKKLQLSILNKAILSTALASTMALSSGYVFAETDFLGRITDANNSVYFEGASIKIEELNLTTVSKRDGSFYFSNLPEGQYTLVINYLGTPEIRKTLTITAEQAASQNYIIGVTDSNVDNMIVYGQRAGQAGALNRKKNANRQLSVVSSDGIGQLPDQNAAEALQRLPGLSIQRDQGEGRFVAIRGIDPNLNNVTINGLNVPSPEAGVRSVAMDVIPSELIASLEVSKTVTPDMDANAVGGSIEVKSLSAFDREGQYYSLTAQGSYNEQVSEASPKLSGSYSDVYQLNDGMQLGVAGALSWFKRSFGSENSETDGGWNIIEVEDINGEDIEIFGAEEIEQRSYTIERERFGAALNLDLYASATDKYYLRSFYSEFSDDEYRLRKEFKFDKGVLNSYTSNSAQYNNAELERDTKDRYETQEILSMVVGGENQLNDWLVEYQLGYSKSSENEPDRMDVTFVGEDIDLGYTSSNDSPVLTQSASAHDLNIFEMDEVVYENNNSEDEEISLGLDLTKDFVWQNNNGAFKFGSKYRSREKDKSVSSILYDGDFGDVTAENFNSGTVDYSLGDFGPGLSQQGIQDYVKANRSSFSLNQTESDIETRANSYTSSEDVLALYAMMTLDIEKWQVVTGLRYESTDFETTGNRVELVVDDVNNTEIPNIETWNVSKDYDYLLPSINVKYTLRDNLIARFAYTQTIARPTFGDSAAYQLIETEVSEEDGVTETERKAEVGNPDLEPYESQNIDASIEYYPENIGVISAGVFYKDIGNFIVLSEVEDNGSWDGFTEVIQPINGGEASLIGLELAWNKSFDSGLLLGANGTLVDADDALPNQSDVIGNFTLGYENNKISTRLSTSYKSKTFQFNENDVAVYEAAHTQVDFSSKYYFSDTVQFYFNASNLTDEPMYIYHGAKQYNYQYEQYGRTFELGITISSL from the coding sequence ATGAAATATACCAAAAAAAAATTACAATTATCCATCCTTAATAAAGCAATATTGAGTACCGCATTAGCGAGTACTATGGCGCTTTCCTCAGGCTATGTCTTTGCTGAAACTGATTTTTTAGGCCGTATTACTGATGCTAATAACAGTGTTTATTTTGAAGGTGCCTCAATAAAAATTGAAGAATTAAACTTAACCACGGTAAGTAAGCGTGATGGTTCATTCTATTTTTCTAACTTACCTGAGGGTCAGTATACTTTAGTGATTAATTATCTTGGTACACCAGAGATACGAAAAACACTAACGATAACGGCAGAACAAGCAGCAAGCCAAAATTATATTATCGGTGTAACTGATAGTAATGTAGATAATATGATTGTTTATGGTCAACGTGCTGGTCAAGCGGGGGCATTAAACCGTAAGAAAAATGCAAATCGCCAACTATCAGTTGTGAGCTCTGATGGCATAGGACAATTACCTGATCAAAATGCGGCTGAAGCATTACAACGTTTACCCGGTTTATCCATTCAGCGTGACCAAGGAGAAGGTCGTTTTGTTGCTATTCGAGGAATTGATCCTAATTTAAATAATGTCACTATTAATGGGTTAAATGTACCATCACCTGAAGCAGGTGTACGTAGTGTCGCTATGGATGTCATTCCTAGTGAATTAATTGCTAGCTTAGAAGTTAGCAAAACTGTAACACCAGACATGGATGCTAATGCTGTTGGTGGTTCAATTGAAGTAAAAAGTTTAAGCGCATTTGATCGTGAAGGTCAATATTATAGCTTAACAGCTCAAGGGTCATACAATGAGCAAGTCAGCGAGGCGAGTCCTAAACTTTCAGGAAGTTATTCAGATGTTTATCAACTTAATGATGGTATGCAGCTAGGTGTTGCTGGCGCATTATCATGGTTTAAACGTTCTTTTGGCTCGGAAAACAGTGAAACTGATGGTGGTTGGAATATCATTGAAGTTGAAGATATTAATGGTGAAGATATAGAGATATTTGGTGCTGAAGAAATAGAACAGCGTTCTTATACTATTGAGCGTGAACGTTTTGGTGCAGCATTAAATCTTGATTTATACGCCTCAGCCACAGACAAATATTACCTACGCAGCTTTTACAGTGAGTTTTCTGATGATGAATATCGATTACGTAAAGAATTTAAGTTTGATAAAGGGGTCTTGAACTCATACACAAGTAATTCTGCGCAATACAATAATGCGGAACTAGAACGAGACACTAAAGATCGATATGAAACGCAAGAAATTCTCTCAATGGTTGTTGGTGGTGAAAACCAACTAAATGACTGGTTAGTTGAGTATCAATTAGGTTATTCAAAATCGAGTGAAAATGAACCCGATAGAATGGATGTCACGTTTGTTGGTGAAGATATTGATTTGGGGTATACCAGTTCAAATGATAGTCCAGTATTAACACAATCCGCCAGTGCTCATGATTTAAATATTTTTGAAATGGATGAAGTTGTTTATGAAAATAACAACTCAGAAGATGAGGAAATAAGTTTAGGTTTAGATTTAACTAAAGACTTTGTTTGGCAAAATAATAACGGTGCTTTCAAATTTGGTAGTAAATATCGTAGTCGTGAAAAAGATAAAAGTGTTAGCTCAATACTTTACGATGGTGATTTTGGTGACGTAACGGCTGAAAATTTTAACAGTGGTACGGTCGATTATAGCCTAGGAGATTTTGGTCCAGGTCTTTCTCAACAGGGTATACAAGATTATGTTAAAGCGAATAGAAGTAGTTTTTCGTTAAATCAAACTGAGTCAGATATCGAAACACGTGCTAATTCATATACGAGTAGCGAAGATGTTTTGGCGTTATACGCTATGATGACTTTAGACATTGAAAAATGGCAAGTAGTGACAGGCCTACGTTATGAAAGTACGGATTTTGAAACGACAGGTAACCGTGTTGAATTAGTGGTTGATGACGTTAATAATACCGAAATACCAAATATTGAAACATGGAATGTGTCGAAAGATTATGACTACTTACTACCGAGTATTAACGTTAAGTACACTCTACGTGACAACTTAATCGCACGTTTTGCTTACACTCAGACTATTGCGCGTCCAACGTTCGGTGATTCAGCTGCATATCAATTAATTGAAACTGAAGTTAGTGAAGAAGATGGCGTAACGGAAACGGAACGTAAAGCTGAAGTAGGCAATCCTGATTTAGAACCTTATGAGTCACAAAATATTGATGCATCTATTGAATATTACCCAGAAAATATAGGGGTAATTTCTGCGGGTGTTTTTTACAAAGATATTGGTAACTTTATTGTATTAAGCGAAGTAGAAGACAATGGTAGTTGGGACGGTTTTACAGAAGTAATTCAGCCAATAAATGGTGGTGAAGCTTCATTAATTGGGCTTGAATTGGCATGGAACAAGAGCTTTGATTCAGGCCTTTTATTGGGTGCTAATGGCACACTTGTTGATGCTGACGATGCATTACCAAATCAGTCAGACGTTATCGGTAATTTTACGTTGGGTTATGAAAATAATAAAATTAGCACACGTTTAAGTACGAGTTACAAAAGTAAAACATTTCAATTCAATGAAAATGATGTTGCTGTCTATGAAGCCGCGCATACTCAAGTTGATTTTAGTAGTAAATATTACTTTTCTGATACCGTTCAGTTCTACTTCAATGCGTCGAACTTAACGGATGAACCAATGTATATCTACCATGGTGCGAAGCAATATAATTATCAATATGAGCAATATGGCCGTACGTTTGAATTGGGTATCACTATTTCATCGCTTTAA
- a CDS encoding GGDEF domain-containing protein, translated as MNLDLFSFHRYLFIVLFLAIASVATLTFQLGELKTYADIDFFDVMGEGGITLITLVWVFFILISRPSGKVTHLLFTGLTLTHISMLLDFLDEFLLYPEDNTWLTTIESLPAPIGMMIMSIALYQWHLEQVSINTQLRKTERYYRDHSLTDFVTGLYSAKYMKTQLQREIVNAKNVNGNDHNHHENKPKQILTSTLMLIDIRQFDQFNRKHGDNQGNILLREIAQIILMNLRDNDLACRYASDCFIVLMPNTDTKTAEQVARHIEKSIEHLAFKVGSSTAANYQHVASCVMSFNGKDDHLTVLEQLNDRMRITKQRLHQQQLIKKDVVTQRDNVATKNTIIGLAPVQLKQQTNKYMVN; from the coding sequence ATGAACTTAGATTTGTTTAGTTTTCATCGTTACTTGTTCATTGTCTTGTTTTTGGCTATTGCTAGCGTTGCCACACTTACCTTTCAACTAGGTGAACTAAAAACATATGCCGACATTGATTTTTTTGATGTAATGGGTGAAGGAGGCATAACCTTAATAACACTTGTTTGGGTTTTTTTTATATTAATTAGTCGTCCATCAGGAAAGGTTACTCACTTACTTTTCACCGGATTAACACTCACCCATATCTCGATGTTACTCGACTTTCTTGATGAGTTTTTACTCTACCCTGAAGATAATACTTGGCTAACAACTATTGAGTCACTGCCAGCGCCTATTGGCATGATGATTATGTCTATCGCACTATACCAATGGCATTTAGAGCAAGTAAGCATTAACACACAACTGCGAAAAACTGAGCGATATTATCGCGACCATAGCCTGACTGATTTTGTCACGGGCTTATACAGCGCTAAATATATGAAAACACAATTGCAGCGCGAAATAGTGAACGCGAAAAATGTAAACGGTAATGACCACAACCATCATGAAAACAAGCCAAAGCAAATACTAACATCCACTTTAATGCTTATTGATATTCGTCAATTTGATCAATTTAATCGTAAACATGGTGATAACCAAGGCAATATATTATTACGTGAAATTGCACAAATTATTCTCATGAACTTACGAGATAACGACTTAGCCTGTAGATATGCAAGTGACTGTTTTATTGTATTAATGCCGAATACTGACACGAAAACTGCTGAGCAAGTAGCTCGTCATATAGAAAAGTCTATTGAGCACTTAGCCTTTAAAGTCGGCTCCTCTACTGCGGCTAATTATCAGCATGTCGCTAGTTGCGTGATGAGCTTTAATGGTAAAGATGATCACCTAACGGTTTTAGAGCAGTTGAACGACCGCATGAGAATAACTAAGCAAAGATTGCACCAGCAACAACTAATTAAGAAAGATGTAGTAACTCAGCGAGATAACGTTGCAACCAAAAACACTATAATTGGCTTAGCTCCGGTTCAATTAAAGCAACAGACCAATAAGTATATGGTTAATTGA
- a CDS encoding AraC family transcriptional regulator, which translates to MKTFDRDDDVILCRQFVVALVDLAKQSGIHPDKVLKGTQCFYSDLTMSNALISTKEFLTIIDNAVKLTKRDDLSFILGRKYFPSQLGALSQALLNCKNIAHMIKLCQLFQFQLFPFLFFTLIKSRKNNEIKTHLLLNSAIGSLTESQERFLYEFVLSAITGALKYRFGKAIPVTIRLPYETVEHIEQYHVNIGSKPYFNQPLAMLSIYDKWLYHSIDNCSSSLKKLAIAEVKNNEKNKLHIGFTQAVCQFINSNLAHNACKPYDATKDISLQTCAKYFAVSPATLKRKLAQHHTNFQQLLDKMRRQHAVFAIIENQQSNECIASSLKFNDIPNFRRAFKRWTGLTPSAFRENEQYSLLT; encoded by the coding sequence ATGAAAACTTTCGACCGAGATGATGATGTTATTCTGTGTCGTCAATTTGTGGTAGCTTTAGTTGATTTGGCCAAACAAAGCGGTATACATCCTGATAAAGTATTAAAAGGCACTCAGTGCTTTTATTCAGATTTAACAATGAGTAACGCACTTATTTCAACGAAAGAATTTCTTACTATTATTGATAATGCCGTAAAACTTACCAAACGTGACGATTTAAGTTTTATTTTAGGACGTAAATATTTCCCCAGCCAATTGGGCGCTCTGTCTCAAGCCTTGCTCAACTGTAAAAACATTGCCCACATGATAAAGTTGTGTCAGTTATTCCAATTTCAATTATTCCCTTTTTTATTTTTTACACTGATCAAAAGTCGTAAAAACAACGAAATAAAAACACATTTACTGCTTAATAGCGCTATAGGTTCTTTAACCGAGAGCCAAGAACGTTTTCTTTATGAGTTTGTATTAAGTGCCATAACAGGCGCACTAAAGTATCGTTTCGGTAAGGCAATCCCAGTCACTATTCGGTTACCTTATGAAACAGTAGAGCATATAGAGCAATACCATGTAAATATTGGCAGTAAACCTTATTTCAACCAACCACTTGCCATGTTAAGTATCTATGATAAATGGCTTTATCACTCCATTGATAACTGTAGCTCATCATTAAAGAAGCTTGCTATAGCTGAAGTTAAAAATAACGAAAAAAACAAGTTACACATAGGGTTTACACAAGCGGTATGTCAGTTTATAAATAGTAATTTAGCTCATAATGCATGCAAGCCGTATGATGCTACTAAAGATATTAGTTTACAAACCTGCGCAAAATACTTTGCAGTGAGTCCTGCAACATTAAAGCGCAAACTTGCTCAGCACCACACCAACTTTCAACAATTACTAGATAAGATGCGCCGCCAACATGCTGTATTTGCAATAATAGAAAACCAACAAAGCAATGAGTGCATTGCCTCAAGCTTGAAGTTTAATGATATACCAAACTTTAGAAGAGCCTTTAAGCGCTGGACCGGGTTAACACCCAGCGCTTTTAGAGAAAATGAACAATATTCGCTGTTAACATAA
- a CDS encoding alanine/glycine:cation symporter family protein, which translates to MTELTNLLGEIAAFMWGLPLVILLVGGGLFFVFHSRFLPYRYLKHAVDITSGKFSEEEKAPGDLTHFQALTVALSGTLGLGNIAGVAVAITIGGAGAIFWMWITALVGIATKFYTATLAVKYRGLDRSGRIQGGPMYVIREGLGKKWLPLAWLFCLGGMFGALPIFQINQLVQVLRDVIAIPHGLATVNEHFTFDLVTGLFLCMLITYIVMGKLQRLAKITSSVIPAMVICYFVLTLGVLAMNFSAIPSAFSSIFVGAFSGSSVAGGFIGSVVLIGVQRGAFSNEAGIGTESMAHGAAKTNEPTREGLVATLGPIVDTLIVCTCTALAILVTDIGDLQLTGVSLTAHVFEQAFPSIGGYLLTLVVFFLSTSTVLTFWYYGSKCAEFLLGERFEQAYVWFYLCLIIVGAVSSLALVINLIDIMYALMAIPTMISTVLLAPKVTEQAKIYFAKNIKE; encoded by the coding sequence ATGACTGAATTAACTAACCTCCTTGGAGAAATCGCAGCTTTTATGTGGGGCTTACCCCTTGTTATTTTACTGGTGGGAGGCGGCCTTTTTTTTGTTTTTCATAGTCGTTTTTTACCCTATCGTTATTTAAAACATGCAGTTGATATAACGTCAGGTAAATTTTCAGAAGAAGAGAAAGCGCCAGGTGATTTAACGCATTTTCAAGCGTTAACGGTCGCGTTGTCAGGGACATTAGGGTTAGGGAATATCGCCGGTGTTGCTGTTGCTATCACTATTGGTGGTGCGGGCGCTATTTTTTGGATGTGGATCACGGCGCTTGTTGGCATAGCAACGAAATTTTATACTGCAACCTTAGCAGTAAAATATAGAGGGTTAGATCGCAGTGGGCGCATTCAAGGTGGCCCTATGTATGTTATTCGTGAAGGATTAGGCAAGAAATGGTTACCTTTAGCTTGGTTGTTTTGCTTAGGAGGAATGTTTGGCGCTTTACCTATTTTTCAAATAAACCAGTTGGTACAAGTGCTACGCGATGTTATCGCTATTCCTCACGGCTTAGCCACAGTTAATGAGCATTTTACTTTTGATTTAGTGACTGGTTTATTTCTTTGTATGTTAATTACTTATATTGTTATGGGTAAACTTCAACGGTTAGCGAAAATTACGAGTAGTGTCATTCCTGCAATGGTCATTTGTTATTTTGTTTTAACATTAGGAGTATTAGCTATGAACTTCTCTGCTATTCCTAGTGCTTTTTCTTCAATATTTGTAGGTGCTTTTAGTGGTTCATCTGTGGCTGGTGGCTTTATTGGCTCTGTTGTTTTAATTGGGGTGCAGCGAGGTGCTTTTTCTAATGAAGCAGGTATTGGAACTGAATCAATGGCGCATGGTGCAGCCAAAACGAATGAGCCAACCCGTGAAGGATTAGTTGCTACACTTGGACCAATAGTCGACACCTTAATCGTTTGTACCTGTACTGCTTTAGCTATTTTAGTTACAGATATAGGGGATTTACAGCTAACAGGTGTGAGTTTAACAGCACACGTATTTGAACAAGCATTTCCAAGTATTGGCGGCTATTTATTAACGTTAGTGGTGTTTTTTCTAAGTACAAGTACGGTACTAACTTTTTGGTATTATGGTAGCAAATGTGCAGAGTTTTTATTGGGCGAACGTTTTGAGCAAGCTTATGTTTGGTTTTATTTGTGTTTAATTATTGTTGGTGCGGTGTCTTCACTCGCATTGGTTATAAATTTAATTGATATCATGTATGCGTTAATGGCAATCCCAACAATGATATCTACTGTATTATTAGCGCCTAAAGTGACTGAACAAGCAAAAATATATTTCGCAAAAAATATCAAAGAATAA